Proteins encoded by one window of Kribbella flavida DSM 17836:
- the aspS gene encoding aspartate--tRNA ligase, translating into MIRTHSAGSLRAEHTGQTVTLAGWVARRRDHGGVAFIDLRDASGTVQVVIRDEEVAHPLRAEFCLKIVGEVSARPEGNANPNLPTGEIEVIAAEVEVLNEAAPLPFPVEEHHATPVNEEVRLKYRYLDLRRQGPGAALRLRSKVNKAARDVLARHDFVEIETPTLTKSTPEGARDFLVPARLQPGSWYALPQSPQLFKQLLMVAGMERYYQIARCYRDEDFRADRQPEFTQLDVEMSFVDQDDVIALSEEILVELWKLAGHEVQTPIQRMTYAEAMARFGSDKPDLRMGLELVECTEYFKDTPFRVFQAQYVGAVVMPGGADQPRKQLDAWQDWAKQRGAKGLAYVLVGQDGELGGPVAKNLSEAERAGLADHVGAKPGDCVFFAAGPVKSSRALLGAARLEIGRRGGLIDESAWSFVWVVDAPLFEPADDATAAGDVAVGSGAWTAVHHAFTSPKPESLDSFDTDPGSALAYAYDIVCNGNEIGGGSIRIHREDVQKRVFTVMGLTEEEATEKFGFLLDAFKFGAPPHGGIAFGWDRITALLAGADSIRDVIAFPKSGGGYDPLTAAPAPITAEQRKEAGVDAKPESKDKAESKS; encoded by the coding sequence GTGATCCGTACCCATTCCGCCGGCTCGCTCAGGGCCGAGCACACCGGGCAGACCGTCACGCTGGCGGGCTGGGTGGCGCGGCGGCGCGATCACGGCGGCGTGGCGTTCATCGACCTGCGGGACGCCAGTGGCACCGTCCAGGTGGTCATCCGGGACGAGGAGGTCGCGCACCCGCTGCGGGCCGAGTTCTGCCTGAAGATCGTCGGTGAGGTCAGCGCCCGCCCCGAGGGCAACGCGAACCCGAACCTGCCGACCGGCGAGATCGAGGTGATCGCGGCGGAGGTCGAGGTGCTGAACGAGGCCGCGCCGCTGCCGTTCCCGGTCGAGGAGCACCACGCGACGCCGGTGAACGAGGAGGTCCGGCTCAAGTACCGGTACCTCGACCTGCGCCGGCAGGGCCCGGGCGCGGCGCTGCGCCTGCGCAGCAAGGTGAACAAGGCCGCCCGGGACGTGCTGGCCAGGCACGACTTCGTCGAGATCGAGACGCCGACACTGACCAAGTCGACGCCGGAAGGCGCTCGGGACTTCCTGGTCCCGGCGCGCCTGCAGCCGGGCTCTTGGTACGCGCTGCCGCAGTCGCCGCAGCTGTTCAAGCAGCTGCTGATGGTGGCCGGGATGGAGCGGTACTACCAGATCGCGCGCTGCTACCGCGACGAGGACTTCCGCGCCGACCGGCAGCCGGAGTTCACCCAGCTCGACGTGGAGATGAGCTTCGTCGACCAGGACGACGTGATCGCGCTGTCCGAGGAGATCCTCGTCGAGCTGTGGAAGCTCGCCGGGCACGAAGTGCAGACCCCGATCCAGCGGATGACGTACGCCGAGGCGATGGCGCGGTTCGGCAGCGACAAGCCCGACCTGCGGATGGGCCTGGAGCTGGTCGAGTGCACGGAGTACTTCAAGGACACCCCGTTCCGGGTCTTCCAGGCGCAGTACGTCGGCGCGGTGGTGATGCCGGGTGGCGCCGACCAGCCGCGCAAGCAGCTGGACGCGTGGCAGGACTGGGCCAAGCAGCGCGGCGCGAAAGGGCTGGCGTACGTGCTGGTCGGGCAGGACGGCGAGCTGGGCGGTCCGGTCGCCAAGAACCTGTCCGAGGCCGAGCGGGCCGGTCTCGCCGACCACGTCGGGGCCAAGCCGGGTGACTGCGTCTTCTTCGCGGCCGGTCCGGTGAAGTCGTCGCGGGCGCTGCTCGGGGCGGCCCGGCTGGAGATCGGCCGGCGCGGCGGGCTGATCGACGAGTCGGCCTGGTCGTTCGTCTGGGTGGTCGACGCGCCGCTGTTCGAGCCGGCCGACGACGCGACCGCCGCCGGTGACGTCGCCGTCGGGTCCGGTGCCTGGACCGCGGTGCACCACGCGTTCACGTCGCCGAAGCCGGAGTCGCTGGACAGCTTCGACACCGACCCGGGGTCGGCGCTGGCCTACGCCTACGACATCGTCTGCAACGGCAACGAGATCGGTGGCGGGTCGATCCGTATCCACCGCGAGGACGTGCAGAAGCGGGTCTTCACGGTGATGGGGCTGACCGAGGAGGAGGCGACCGAGAAGTTCGGCTTCCTGCTCGACGCGTTCAAGTTCGGCGCGCCGCCGCACGGCGGCATCGCGTTCGGCTGGGACCGGATCACCGCGCTGCTGGCCGGCGCGGACTCGATCCGCGACGTGATCGCGTTCCCGAAGTCCGGTGGCGGCTACGATCCGCTGACCGCGGCGCCGGCGCCGATCACTGCGGAGCAGCGCAAGGAAGCCGGCGTCGACGCGAAGCCGGA
- the hisS gene encoding histidine--tRNA ligase — translation MTKVTPISGFPEFLPSDRIVELQFLDTIRETFELHGFASIETRAVEPVERLSNQGEDADKEIYGVRRLAAGADDDGPGLGLHFDLTVPFARYVLEHAGKLAFPFRRYQIQKVWRGERPQEGRYREFTQADIDIVDSGELPNHYEVELPLVIADALSRLPVPEFVVKVNNRKIPEGFYRGLGLDDVTTVLRIVDKIDKIGPDKVVERLVEAGATDKQARLAVQLADLSSTDTSFVEKVRALGVEHETLDEGLEQLSQVMAAAAEHAPGLLMADLRIARGLDYYTGAVYEIYLVGQESFGSVGGGGRYDALASDGKTTYPGVGISIGVSRLVHRLVSQGLVKGSRSTPTAVLIALNNEDDRAEAMRTAAQLRQRGIPVEVAPAAAKFGKQIKFADRRGIPFVWFSTGNGSEVKDIRSGEQVPADPATWTPPTDDVRPQIVTTAQENS, via the coding sequence ATGACCAAGGTGACCCCCATCAGCGGGTTTCCCGAATTCCTTCCGTCGGACCGGATCGTCGAGCTGCAGTTTCTCGACACCATCCGGGAGACCTTCGAGCTGCACGGGTTCGCCTCGATCGAGACCCGCGCGGTCGAGCCGGTCGAGCGGCTGTCGAACCAGGGCGAGGACGCGGACAAGGAGATCTACGGCGTCCGCCGGCTCGCGGCCGGCGCCGACGACGACGGCCCGGGCCTTGGCCTGCACTTCGACCTGACCGTGCCGTTCGCGCGGTACGTGCTGGAGCACGCCGGCAAGCTGGCGTTCCCGTTCCGGCGCTACCAGATCCAGAAGGTGTGGCGCGGCGAACGCCCACAGGAGGGCCGGTACCGCGAGTTCACCCAGGCCGACATCGACATCGTCGACAGCGGCGAGCTGCCGAATCACTACGAGGTCGAGCTGCCGTTGGTGATCGCCGACGCGCTGAGCCGGCTGCCGGTGCCGGAGTTCGTCGTCAAGGTCAACAACCGCAAGATCCCCGAGGGCTTCTACCGGGGGCTCGGCCTGGACGACGTGACCACGGTGCTGCGGATCGTCGACAAGATCGACAAGATCGGCCCGGACAAGGTGGTCGAGCGGCTGGTCGAGGCCGGTGCGACCGACAAGCAGGCCCGGCTGGCCGTGCAACTGGCCGACCTCTCCAGCACCGACACCTCGTTCGTCGAGAAGGTCCGGGCGCTCGGCGTCGAGCACGAGACGCTCGACGAGGGCCTGGAGCAGCTCAGCCAGGTGATGGCGGCCGCGGCCGAGCACGCGCCCGGCCTGCTGATGGCCGACCTGCGGATCGCTCGCGGGCTGGACTACTACACCGGCGCTGTCTACGAGATCTACCTGGTCGGCCAGGAGTCCTTCGGCTCCGTCGGCGGCGGCGGCCGGTACGACGCGCTTGCGTCCGACGGCAAGACGACGTACCCGGGGGTCGGGATCTCGATCGGCGTCTCGCGGCTCGTGCACCGGCTCGTCTCCCAGGGCCTGGTCAAGGGCAGCCGCAGTACGCCGACCGCCGTACTGATTGCCTTGAACAACGAGGACGACCGGGCCGAGGCGATGCGGACCGCGGCCCAGCTGCGGCAGCGGGGCATCCCGGTCGAGGTGGCGCCGGCCGCGGCGAAGTTCGGCAAGCAGATCAAGTTCGCGGATCGCCGCGGCATCCCGTTCGTCTGGTTCAGCACCGGCAACGGGTCCGAGGTGAAGGACATCCGCAGCGGCGAGCAGGTCCCGGCCGACCCGGCCACCTGGACGCCGCCGACCGACGACGTACGACCCCAGATCGTGACAACAGCTCAGGAGAACTCGTGA
- a CDS encoding MBL fold metallo-hydrolase: protein MLIAGFPAGSWGTNCYVVATGQGAECLVIDPGQDAAAGVDQVVRENKLKPVAVLLTHGHIDHMFSVLPVCGSYDSTAWIHPDDRHLLSDPMAGISPETARMLLGGDHSFAEPDDVAELADGQTLELAGLEFTVDHTPGHTRGSVTFTTPYDGPEDVPAVLFSGDVLFAGSIGRTDLPGGDHPTMLQTLATKILPMRDEIVVLPGHGGQTTIGREKATNPYLQDLEIPTS, encoded by the coding sequence GTGCTCATCGCCGGGTTCCCCGCCGGATCGTGGGGTACGAACTGCTACGTGGTCGCCACCGGCCAGGGTGCGGAGTGCCTGGTCATCGACCCCGGTCAGGACGCCGCGGCGGGCGTCGACCAGGTGGTCCGGGAGAACAAGCTCAAGCCGGTCGCGGTGCTGCTCACGCACGGCCACATCGACCACATGTTCTCGGTGCTGCCGGTCTGCGGCAGCTACGACAGCACCGCCTGGATCCACCCGGACGACCGGCACCTGCTCAGCGACCCGATGGCGGGGATCAGCCCGGAGACCGCGCGGATGCTGCTCGGCGGTGACCACTCGTTCGCCGAGCCCGACGACGTCGCCGAGCTCGCGGACGGGCAGACCCTGGAGCTGGCGGGGCTCGAGTTCACCGTCGACCACACCCCGGGGCACACCCGCGGTTCGGTCACCTTCACCACGCCGTACGACGGGCCGGAGGACGTTCCCGCCGTGCTCTTCTCCGGGGACGTGCTGTTCGCCGGGTCGATCGGCCGGACGGACCTGCCCGGCGGCGACCATCCCACGATGCTGCAGACGTTGGCCACCAAGATCCTGCCGATGCGTGACGAGATCGTCGTGCTGCCGGGTCATGGTGGCCAGACGACCATCGGCCGGGAGAAGGCGACCAACCCCTACTTGCAGGACCTGGAGATCCCCACATCATGA
- a CDS encoding DUF349 domain-containing protein produces the protein MAEESWGRVADDGTVFVRTKDGERAVGQWPDANPEEALAFYTRRYDALKFEVDLLEKRVQAGTVSPDDARAAVKKVTSAITDAQAVGDLDGLLARLEALTPLVAQQREKRKAERAAKVEEAREAKTKIATEAETIAAGTDWRHGVTRLRELLDEWKALPRLDKSSDDELWHRFSSARTTYTRHRKQHFAELSSKRDEAAAVKERLAAEAESLASSTDWGPTSGRFRDLMRQWKAAGPAPREVDDKLWARFRSAQDTFFGARDAVQAEENVEQQANLQAKEALLVEIEAILPVTDAKTAREQLRTLLDRWDEIGKVPRDSMRAIDSRLRAVEQAVKSAEDEVWNRSNPEARARAEATVKQLQSLISDLEKQAAKHEAQGNTRKANEAREAIAARREWLTQAQNALAEFS, from the coding sequence GTGGCCGAGGAAAGCTGGGGCCGGGTAGCGGACGACGGAACGGTGTTCGTCAGGACCAAGGACGGCGAACGAGCGGTCGGCCAGTGGCCGGACGCGAACCCCGAGGAGGCCCTGGCCTTCTACACCCGCCGGTACGACGCGCTGAAGTTCGAGGTCGACCTGCTGGAGAAGCGGGTCCAGGCCGGCACGGTGTCGCCCGACGACGCCCGCGCCGCGGTGAAGAAGGTGACCAGCGCGATCACCGACGCCCAGGCGGTCGGCGACCTCGACGGCCTGCTGGCCCGGCTCGAGGCACTCACCCCGCTGGTCGCCCAGCAGCGCGAGAAGCGCAAGGCCGAGCGCGCCGCCAAGGTCGAGGAGGCCCGCGAGGCGAAGACCAAGATCGCCACCGAGGCCGAGACGATCGCCGCCGGCACCGACTGGCGGCACGGCGTCACCCGGCTGCGCGAACTGCTCGACGAGTGGAAGGCGCTGCCGCGGCTGGACAAGTCCAGCGACGACGAGTTGTGGCACCGGTTCTCCTCCGCGCGCACGACGTACACCCGGCACCGCAAGCAGCACTTCGCCGAGCTGTCCTCCAAGCGCGACGAGGCGGCCGCGGTCAAGGAGCGGCTGGCGGCCGAGGCCGAGTCGCTCGCCTCGTCGACCGACTGGGGCCCGACGTCCGGCCGGTTCCGCGACCTGATGCGGCAGTGGAAGGCGGCCGGCCCCGCGCCGCGCGAGGTCGACGACAAGCTGTGGGCCCGCTTCCGCAGCGCCCAGGACACCTTCTTCGGCGCCCGGGACGCGGTCCAGGCCGAGGAGAACGTCGAGCAGCAGGCGAACCTGCAGGCCAAGGAAGCGCTGCTGGTCGAGATCGAGGCGATCCTGCCGGTCACCGACGCCAAGACCGCCCGCGAGCAGCTGCGCACCCTGCTGGACCGCTGGGACGAGATCGGCAAGGTCCCGCGCGACTCGATGCGCGCGATCGACAGCCGCCTGCGTGCCGTCGAGCAGGCCGTCAAGTCCGCCGAGGACGAGGTCTGGAACCGCAGCAACCCCGAAGCCCGCGCCCGCGCCGAGGCCACCGTCAAGCAGCTCCAGTCGCTGATCTCCGACCTGGAGAAGCAGGCCGCCAAGCACGAGGCCCAAGGCAACACCCGCAAGGCGAACGAAGCCCGCGAAGCCATCGCCGCCCGCCGCGAATGGCTCACCCAGGCCCAGAACGCGCTGGCCGAGTTCAGCTGA
- a CDS encoding GNAT family N-acetyltransferase — protein sequence MNDSTSSPWSLRPVTPTDIDAIAELRATVMRPDLERLGRYDEDRVRQRVRDSLSQHSSVIEINGALAGSITVRPVQDGQWLEHFYLAAQYQGRGLGSAVLQAILHESDAQGTTTRLNVLQGSPARRLYERHGFVLESEDPVDVYLVRPAPHQRDRNARPRRGES from the coding sequence ATGAACGACAGCACGAGTTCGCCCTGGTCGCTCCGCCCGGTGACTCCGACGGACATCGACGCGATCGCCGAGCTCCGCGCGACAGTCATGCGCCCGGATCTCGAACGCTTGGGCCGCTACGACGAGGACCGAGTACGTCAGCGCGTCCGTGACTCGCTGTCGCAGCACTCGTCGGTCATCGAGATCAACGGCGCGCTCGCCGGATCGATCACCGTGCGGCCTGTGCAGGACGGCCAGTGGCTGGAGCATTTCTATCTGGCAGCGCAGTACCAGGGCCGTGGCCTCGGTTCGGCCGTCCTGCAAGCAATTCTCCACGAGAGTGACGCGCAAGGTACAACCACCCGGCTGAACGTACTCCAGGGCAGCCCGGCCCGGCGCCTGTACGAGCGCCACGGCTTCGTCCTGGAATCCGAAGACCCCGTCGACGTCTATCTGGTTCGCCCGGCCCCGCATCAGCGCGACCGGAACGCACGTCCTCGCCGGGGCGAGTCGTGA
- a CDS encoding phosphotransferase family protein, with protein sequence MSMRLVAEVNRQLGWGLKVSGVASQGQSGGAVFVRWPDGREGVVTTGLVSWQRMVQTAEVLGEVRERGIPVPRIEAVVPVIRGRTAVVQEKLPGATITEAGAETVDAIVAMNDRFAGLLADRADVPGPQVRLSPAHGLLEQYGARSSRLLDRIRELDSPSHGGPASSGAGAAGLAIDGDDLVHPDLTVPNVLFGRTGAVTGVVDWNLGVARGDRRFGLVKLLFDLTWAAGVPSDEQRPAAAALDRIEEVVHTTIPADRLRRYWACQTLAMLSWTIHARDTEAINLHLALGERGLG encoded by the coding sequence ATGAGCATGCGCCTGGTAGCTGAGGTCAATCGGCAGCTGGGCTGGGGGCTCAAGGTGTCGGGCGTCGCCAGTCAAGGGCAGTCGGGCGGGGCGGTGTTCGTGCGGTGGCCTGACGGCCGGGAGGGAGTGGTCACGACCGGTCTGGTGTCGTGGCAGCGGATGGTCCAAACAGCGGAGGTCCTCGGGGAGGTTCGGGAGCGCGGGATTCCGGTTCCCCGGATCGAGGCTGTCGTGCCGGTGATCCGCGGGCGGACGGCGGTGGTGCAGGAGAAGTTGCCTGGCGCCACGATCACCGAAGCCGGCGCTGAGACGGTCGACGCGATCGTCGCGATGAACGATCGCTTCGCCGGCCTGCTGGCCGATCGGGCGGACGTTCCCGGACCGCAGGTGCGGCTTTCTCCCGCTCACGGGCTGCTGGAGCAGTACGGCGCTCGTAGCAGCCGTCTGCTGGACCGGATCCGAGAGCTCGATTCCCCGTCGCACGGTGGTCCGGCGTCGTCCGGCGCCGGCGCTGCGGGGCTCGCGATCGACGGGGACGATTTGGTGCATCCGGATCTGACGGTGCCGAACGTGCTGTTCGGCCGGACGGGTGCGGTCACCGGTGTCGTCGACTGGAACCTCGGCGTGGCACGTGGAGACCGGAGGTTCGGCTTGGTGAAGTTGTTGTTCGATCTGACCTGGGCGGCCGGCGTCCCCAGCGACGAACAGCGTCCGGCCGCGGCCGCGCTGGACCGGATCGAGGAGGTCGTTCACACGACGATCCCGGCCGACAGGTTGCGCAGGTACTGGGCCTGCCAAACGCTGGCCATGCTGAGCTGGACGATTCACGCGCGGGACACCGAGGCGATCAACCTCCACCTCGCGCTCGGCGAGCGCGGTCTGGGGTGA
- a CDS encoding RelA/SpoT family protein, whose translation MTSAVPNVVPHEPPRAPVRPAVSSSPPAPAQPPRIAPARVRARLARLGGTRHPNRAPMLEPLFRVVRATHPKADLGMIERAYRTAEKHHTGQLRKSGDAYITHPLAVATILAELGMTAPTLCAALLHDTVEDTDYTLEELTKDFSEEIAMLVDGVTKLDKVKYGESAQAETIRKMVVAMAKDIRVLVIKLADRLHNMRTLGFLRQEKQERIARETLEIYAPLAHRLGMNTIKWELEDLSFSTLHPKVYDEIVRLVAERAPSRDEYLASVIDQVHEDLRAAKVKATVTGRPKHYYSIYQKMIVRGREFGDIYDLVGIRVLVESVRDCYAALGVLHARWNPVPGRFKDYIAMPKFNMYQSLHTTVIGPQGKPVELQIRSFSMHRRAEYGIAAHWKYKEDPNAPAPEVGAPQTTEVGAPNDMPWVRQLVDWQRETSDPSEFLDSLRFEINNSEVYVFTPRGDVMSLPTGSSPVDFAYAIHTEVGHRCIGARVNGRLVPLESTLENGDVVEVFTSKAQGAGPSRDWLGFVKSPRARNKIKHWFSKERRDEAIEHGKDAIAKQLRKEGLPLQRLLSHETLTAVANSLRYPDVTGLYAAVGESHVSAQAVVRRLIETYGGEEGAAEDLAEGLRLPQTRERRKRTARGDAGVIVKGATDVLSKLARCCTPVPGDEIIGWVTRGAGVSVHRADCANVENLQTQPERIVEVEWAPTAQSVFLVAIQVEALDRARLLSDITRVLSDYHVNILSAALTTTRDRIAKSRFTFEMGDPTHLGHVLKAVRSVEGVFDVYRVTQ comes from the coding sequence ATGACGTCAGCGGTACCGAACGTGGTGCCGCACGAGCCTCCGCGCGCCCCCGTGCGCCCGGCGGTCAGCTCGTCACCGCCTGCGCCCGCCCAGCCGCCGCGGATCGCGCCCGCCCGGGTCCGGGCCCGGCTGGCCCGCCTCGGCGGCACCCGCCACCCGAACCGGGCGCCGATGCTGGAGCCGCTGTTCAGGGTGGTCCGGGCGACGCACCCCAAGGCCGACCTGGGCATGATCGAGCGGGCCTACCGGACCGCCGAGAAGCACCACACCGGCCAGCTGCGCAAGAGCGGTGACGCCTACATCACCCACCCGCTCGCCGTCGCCACCATCCTGGCCGAGCTGGGCATGACCGCGCCGACGCTGTGCGCCGCGCTGCTGCACGACACCGTCGAGGACACCGACTACACGCTCGAAGAGCTGACCAAGGACTTCAGCGAAGAGATCGCCATGCTGGTCGACGGCGTGACGAAGCTGGACAAGGTCAAGTACGGCGAGTCCGCGCAGGCCGAGACGATCCGCAAGATGGTCGTCGCGATGGCCAAGGACATCCGGGTGCTGGTGATCAAGCTCGCCGACCGGCTGCACAACATGCGCACGCTGGGCTTCCTGCGTCAGGAGAAGCAGGAGCGGATCGCCCGCGAGACGCTGGAGATCTACGCCCCGCTGGCCCACCGGCTCGGTATGAACACGATCAAGTGGGAGCTCGAGGACCTGTCGTTCTCGACCCTGCACCCGAAGGTGTACGACGAGATCGTCCGGCTGGTCGCCGAGCGCGCCCCGTCCCGCGACGAGTACCTCGCCTCGGTGATCGACCAGGTGCACGAGGACCTGCGCGCCGCCAAGGTGAAGGCGACCGTCACCGGCCGGCCCAAGCACTACTACTCGATCTATCAGAAGATGATCGTGCGCGGCCGCGAGTTCGGCGACATCTACGACCTGGTCGGCATTCGCGTGCTGGTCGAGTCGGTCCGCGACTGCTACGCGGCGCTCGGCGTGCTGCACGCGCGGTGGAACCCGGTGCCCGGCCGGTTCAAGGACTACATCGCGATGCCGAAGTTCAACATGTACCAGTCGCTGCACACCACCGTGATCGGGCCGCAGGGCAAGCCGGTGGAGCTGCAGATCCGGTCGTTCTCGATGCACCGGCGCGCGGAGTACGGCATCGCCGCGCACTGGAAGTACAAGGAGGACCCGAACGCCCCGGCCCCCGAGGTCGGCGCCCCGCAGACCACCGAGGTCGGCGCGCCCAACGACATGCCGTGGGTCCGCCAGCTGGTCGACTGGCAGCGGGAGACCTCCGACCCGTCGGAGTTCCTCGACTCGCTGCGGTTCGAGATCAACAACTCCGAGGTCTACGTCTTCACCCCGCGCGGCGACGTGATGTCGCTGCCGACCGGCTCGTCGCCGGTCGACTTCGCCTACGCGATCCACACCGAGGTCGGGCACCGCTGCATCGGCGCCCGGGTGAACGGCCGGCTCGTGCCGCTGGAAAGCACGCTGGAGAACGGCGACGTCGTCGAGGTCTTCACCTCCAAGGCCCAGGGTGCGGGCCCGTCGCGCGACTGGCTCGGCTTCGTCAAGAGCCCGCGGGCGCGCAACAAGATCAAGCACTGGTTCAGCAAGGAACGCCGCGACGAGGCGATCGAGCACGGCAAGGACGCGATCGCCAAGCAGCTGCGCAAGGAAGGCCTGCCGCTGCAGCGTCTGCTCTCGCACGAGACGCTCACCGCGGTGGCGAACTCGCTGCGCTACCCCGACGTCACCGGTCTGTACGCCGCGGTGGGGGAGAGCCACGTCAGCGCCCAGGCCGTCGTCCGCCGGCTGATCGAGACCTACGGCGGCGAGGAGGGTGCGGCCGAGGACCTCGCCGAGGGCCTGCGGCTGCCGCAGACCCGGGAGCGCCGCAAGCGCACCGCCCGCGGCGACGCCGGTGTCATCGTCAAGGGCGCCACCGACGTGCTGTCGAAGCTGGCCCGCTGCTGCACCCCGGTGCCCGGCGACGAGATCATCGGCTGGGTGACCCGCGGCGCCGGCGTCTCGGTGCACCGCGCCGACTGCGCCAACGTGGAGAACCTGCAGACCCAGCCCGAGCGCATCGTCGAGGTCGAGTGGGCTCCGACGGCCCAGTCCGTCTTCCTGGTCGCCATCCAGGTGGAGGCCCTGGACCGGGCCCGCCTGCTGTCGGACATCACCCGCGTCCTGTCGGACTACCACGTCAACATCCTGTCCGCCGCGCTCACCACCACCCGCGACCGGATCGCCAAGTCCCGCTTCACCTTCGAGATGGGCGACCCGACCCACCTGGGCCACGTCCTCAAGGCCGTCCGCTCGGTCGAAGGCGTCTTCGACGTCTACCGCGTCACCCAGTAG
- a CDS encoding adenine phosphoribosyltransferase, whose translation MRSLEEVLKAGIRDIPDYPQAGVVFKDITPLLADHSGFAQVVEALAAAGRDDDGAPLVDKVVGIEARGFILAAPVALALGAGFVPVRKKGKLPGPTYEESYALEYGEATIEVHQDAFAPGDRVLVIDDVLATGGTVEACLKLVRRCGAEVLGTTVLLELSFLPGRERLAGESLSALVTV comes from the coding sequence ATGCGTTCGCTGGAAGAGGTCCTGAAGGCGGGCATCCGCGACATCCCGGACTACCCGCAGGCGGGAGTGGTGTTCAAGGACATCACCCCGCTGCTGGCCGACCACAGCGGCTTCGCCCAGGTGGTCGAGGCGCTGGCCGCGGCGGGCCGGGACGACGACGGCGCCCCGCTGGTCGACAAGGTGGTCGGGATCGAGGCCCGGGGCTTCATCCTGGCCGCGCCGGTCGCGCTGGCTCTGGGAGCCGGCTTCGTGCCGGTCCGGAAGAAGGGCAAGCTGCCGGGCCCGACGTACGAGGAGTCGTACGCGCTGGAGTACGGCGAGGCGACCATCGAGGTGCACCAGGACGCCTTCGCGCCGGGGGACCGGGTGCTGGTGATCGACGACGTGCTGGCCACCGGCGGCACGGTCGAGGCCTGCCTGAAGCTGGTCCGCCGCTGCGGCGCCGAGGTGCTGGGCACCACGGTGCTGCTGGAGCTGTCGTTCCTGCCCGGCCGGGAGCGGCTGGCCGGCGAGTCGCTGAGCGCGCTCGTCACTGTCTGA
- the secF gene encoding protein translocase subunit SecF: MSKLGTIGAKLHRGEISYDFVGKRKLWFTVSLVLVAISLLGLFARGLALGIEFKGGVEYQANVKVTDSTVDDFSNAVKATNAEDLGDPVVTTIGTDKVRVQTRPLSQDDITKVRAAIAQEAGVQPNQVSNSQIGASWGDQIANKAIWALVVFLFLVFLVIWAYFREPKASMAAIIALVHDVLITIGVYALVGFDVTPATVIGVLTILGYSLYDTVVVFDKVRENTRGITGSNRQTYSDAANLAVNQTVVRSINTTLIALMPVGSILVVGTVVLGTGPLKDLSLALFVGIAIGAYSSVFIAPALLAAFKEREPGMQALRRRVMARRAQTAGSAGTPVPALAGAGATGATAAPAGATRVQDVRPKSKGVTAGTPVASNRPVKSTGAAGRPQPTRKPRSKRGK, from the coding sequence ATGTCGAAGCTCGGAACCATCGGTGCCAAGCTGCACCGCGGTGAGATCTCCTACGACTTCGTCGGCAAGCGCAAGCTCTGGTTCACCGTCTCGCTGGTGCTGGTCGCGATCTCGCTGCTCGGGCTGTTCGCCCGCGGCCTCGCGCTCGGCATCGAGTTCAAGGGCGGCGTCGAGTACCAGGCGAACGTCAAGGTCACCGACAGCACGGTGGACGACTTCTCCAACGCGGTGAAGGCGACCAACGCCGAGGATCTGGGCGACCCGGTGGTCACCACGATCGGCACCGACAAGGTGCGGGTGCAGACCCGGCCGCTGAGCCAGGACGACATCACCAAGGTCCGCGCGGCGATCGCCCAGGAGGCCGGCGTCCAGCCGAACCAGGTGAGCAACTCCCAGATCGGCGCCTCCTGGGGCGACCAGATCGCGAACAAGGCGATCTGGGCCCTGGTGGTGTTCCTGTTCCTGGTCTTCCTGGTGATCTGGGCCTACTTCCGGGAACCGAAGGCCTCGATGGCCGCGATCATCGCGCTGGTGCACGACGTGCTGATCACGATCGGCGTCTACGCGCTGGTCGGCTTCGACGTCACCCCGGCCACGGTGATCGGTGTGCTGACGATTCTCGGCTACTCGCTGTACGACACCGTCGTGGTGTTCGACAAGGTCCGGGAGAACACCCGAGGCATCACCGGGTCGAACCGCCAGACCTACAGCGACGCGGCCAACCTGGCCGTGAACCAGACCGTCGTCCGCTCGATCAACACCACGCTGATCGCGCTGATGCCGGTCGGCTCGATCCTGGTCGTCGGCACGGTCGTGCTCGGTACCGGTCCGCTGAAGGACCTCTCGCTGGCCCTGTTCGTCGGTATCGCCATCGGCGCGTACTCCTCGGTCTTCATCGCCCCGGCGCTGCTGGCCGCCTTCAAGGAGCGCGAGCCGGGCATGCAGGCGCTGCGCCGCCGGGTGATGGCCCGCCGCGCCCAGACCGCGGGCTCGGCCGGTACGCCGGTCCCCGCGCTGGCCGGTGCCGGCGCCACGGGTGCCACCGCGGCGCCCGCCGGTGCGACCCGGGTGCAGGACGTCCGACCGAAGTCCAAGGGTGTCACCGCCGGTACGCCGGTGGCCTCGAACCGTCCGGTGAAGTCGACCGGCGCGGCCGGCCGGCCGCAGCCGACCCGCAAACCGCGCTCCAAGCGCGGCAAGTGA